The Toxorhynchites rutilus septentrionalis strain SRP chromosome 3, ASM2978413v1, whole genome shotgun sequence genome includes a region encoding these proteins:
- the LOC129777720 gene encoding calcyclin-binding protein gives MSQKNIDNLSLDLEELKRLADMAQRAHVQQLLSIDIRKIETDIQFQKDQLKEKEHSSETPKPPASLPGDCKRYRVELKEYAWDQSDKFIKIFVTINDVQQLPEENVNVEFTSNSFNLLIGNLNNKDYVFVVKNLLNEIDTVKSYRKVKSDMVAIYLAKVKPTKWAHLTVTAKRLQDMKEDRMSGEKSDATDPSAGLMKMMQQLYDSGDAETKRMINKAWHESQNKKSELEGATNLN, from the exons ATGTCGCAAAAGAACATTGATAAC CTCTCTTTGGATCTGGAAGAGCTGAAACGTTTGGCGGATATGGCTCAGCGAGCTCACGTCCAGCAGTTGCTCTCCATTGATATTCGCAAAATAGAAACCGATATTCAGTTCCAGAAAGATCAGCTGAAAGAAAAAGAACATTCATCTGAAACACCCAAACCGCCGGCATCGTTGCCTGGGGATTGTAAGCGGTATCGCGTAGAATTGAAAGAGTACGCCTGGGATCAAAGCGACAAATTTATCAAGATTTTTGTAACCATCAACGATGTTCAGCAGTTACCCGAGGAGAACGTAAATGTCGAGTTCACGTCCAATTCCTTTAATTTACTGATCGGCAATTTGAACAATAAAGATTACGTGTTTGTGGTGAAAAACCTATTGAATGAAATCGATACAGTTAAAAGTTACCGTAAAGTAAAATCGGATATGGTGGCTATCTATCTGGCCAAAGTGAAACCAACCAAGTGGGCCCATCTTACGGTAACGGCCAAGCGTTTGCAAGACATGAAAGAGGACCGAATGTCGGGAGAGAAAAGCGATGCCACCGATCCGTCTGCAGGGCTGATGAAAATGATGCAGCAGTTATACGACAGTGGCGATGCGGAAACCAAACGTATGATTAACAAAGCCTGGCACGAATCGCAAAATAAAAAGAGTGAACTGGAAGGAGCAACCAATCTCAACTAG